From the genome of Hyperolius riggenbachi isolate aHypRig1 chromosome 9, aHypRig1.pri, whole genome shotgun sequence, one region includes:
- the LMCD1 gene encoding LIM and cysteine-rich domains protein 1 isoform X2: protein MSLGQPAMGRGPSCGRCKGACKGFQPHPWRKSCELCRCPREEHALPSEVDEDQRIGQLLSGTRYSGLTARVKGGDGVRVYKRNRMIITNPITSRKDPTFLTVTYEWAPPGLNQKLAMSYMELIPKKLQPVAGTEGAHHRRMLLWRQLPPYDHNPAHCRGLSEDENPAMAAFLKQYKEDAMGVAEVALPSSVKAEEQDPNAAKTPNGTGEECNGKADHLCEFCQQLMPMDAPAVYTDRAGNTKWWHPACFVCCQCREPLVNLIYFWKNNHLWCGRHYCESERPRCMGCDEIIFSEDYLQLDGKFWHRGHFSCTGCEQTLNDQPYVMEHGQILCVLCSKNKTIQ, encoded by the exons GAAGTCCTGCGAGTTGTGTCGCTGCCCTCGCGAAGAACACGCTCTTCCCAGCGAGGTGGATGAAGACCAACGAATTGGGCAGCTACTGTCCGGCACACGCTACTCAGGACTCACTGCCCGAGTGAAAGGCGGGGATGGAGTGCGTGTCTACAAGAGAAACCGCATGATTATCACCAACCCCATTACCTCCCGCAAAGACCCCACTTTTCTCACTGTCACCTATGAGTGGGCACCACCTGGACTCAACCAAAAACTG GCCATGAGTTACATGGAACTAATCCCCAAAAAGTTGCAGCCAGTCGCTGGTACGGAGGGGGCTCATCATCGCCGCATGCTGCTGTGGAGGCAGCTACCTCCCTATGACCACAACCCCGCCCATTGCCGAGGGCTGTCGGAGGACGAGAATCCAGCCATGGCTGCCTTTTTGAAACAGTATAAAGAAGATGCCATGGGTGTGGCAGAGGTGGCATTGCCCTCCAGTGTCAAAGCAGAAGAACAAGACCCCAATGCAGCAAAAACCCCAAATGGCACGGGGGAAGAATGTAACGGGAAAGCGGACCAT CTGTGTGAATTCTGCCAGCAGTTGATGCCCATGGATGCCCCTGCTGTCTACACTGACCGTGCGGGAAACACAAAGTGGTGGCACCCAGCATGTTTTGTCTGCTGCCAGTGCAGAGAGCCCCTTGTGAACCTGATCTATTTCTGGAAGAACAATCACCTGTGGTGCGGGAGGCACTATTGTGAGAGCGAGCGGCCGCGCTGCATGGGCTGTGATGAG ATCATATTCTCGGAAGACTACCTGCAGCTCGATGGCAAGTTTTGGCACAGAGGACACTTTTCCTGTACGGGTTGTGAACAGACACTGAATGACCAGCCCTACGTGATGGAGCATGGCCAGatcctgtgtgtgctgtgcagcaaGAACAAGACCATACAGTAG